Proteins found in one Salvelinus alpinus chromosome 11, SLU_Salpinus.1, whole genome shotgun sequence genomic segment:
- the LOC139533284 gene encoding protein mono-ADP-ribosyltransferase PARP11-like: protein MQNKSDVNFIGDSDAPSKKQIYFNPQLSLVSLELISTYVAGCLKEGELDRRIESICRIQNLDLWEFYCRKKIQLGRIQGVTEVKEEKLFHGTKISNVHSICTYNFDTRLAGINGHILGKGTYFARFASYADKYSPWNTDPVPLFGEAPQGFSSQKTKTMFLCKVIVGKTTLGKTDFLKPDDKSAINFHDSCVDNVMYPRIFVIFDPNQIYPEYLIQYY from the exons ATGCAAAACAAGTCTGACGTCAACTTTATTGGTGACTCAGACGCTCCATCTAAAAAGCAGATTTATTTTAATCCACAG CTGTCTCTTGTCAGTCTAGAGTTAATCTCCACTTATGTGGCAGGCTGCTTAAAGGAGGGGGAACTAGACAGACGCATCGAATCCATCTGTAGAATACAGAACCTGGACCTCTGGGAATTTTACTGTAG GAAAAAGATTCAGTTGGGAAGGATTCAAGGTGTTACAGAGGTCAAGGAGGAGAAGCTGTTTCATGGAACAAAAATCAGCAACGTACACTCAATTTGTACATACAATTTTGACACCAGGTTAGCTGGTATCAACGGCCATATTCTTGGAAAAG GAACCTACTTTGCAAGATTTGCCTCATATGCAGATAAGTACAGTCCATGGAACACTGATCCAGTACCTCTGTTTGGTGAGGCACCACAAGGCTTCAGTAGCCAAAAGACCAAAACAATGTTTCTGTGCAAGGTGATAGTTGGGAAAACTACACTGGGAAAGACAGATTTCCTCAAGCCTGATGACAAAAGTGCTATTAACTTCCATGACAGTTGTGTGGACAATGTCATGTATCCCAGAATTTTTGTCATATTTGATCCCAATCAGATATATCCAGAGTACTTAATTCAGTACTATTGA